A section of the Primulina eburnea isolate SZY01 chromosome 1, ASM2296580v1, whole genome shotgun sequence genome encodes:
- the LOC140841534 gene encoding heat shock protein 90-6, mitochondrial-like encodes MLRLTARRSAKAILRSGGGGLRGVTAPLSSSDTVEYSSYESSTTRRWHSFSSDGSSTMIATATKPFNIISGPVMGHRYESTAAATDGNTTGPPAEKFEYQAEVSRLMDLIVNSLYSNKDVFLRELISNASDALDKLRFLGVTEPQILKDGVDLDIRIQTDKDNGIITITDSGIGMSRQELVDCLGTIAQSGTAKFLKALKDGKDAGVDSNLIGQFGVGFYSAFLVSERVEVSSKSPKSDKQYVWEGEANSSSYTIREETDPSKLLTRGTRLTLYLKHDDKGFAHPERIQKLVKNYSLFVSFPIYIWQEKGYTKEVEVDEDPAEANKNEQDGKTEKKKKTKTVVERYWDWELTNETQPIWLRSPKEVSTEDYNEFYKKTFNEYLEPLASSHFTTEGEVEFRSILYVPSIAPTGKDDIVNPKTKNIRLYVKRVFISDDFDGELFPRYLSFIKGVVDSNDLPLNVSREILQESRIVRVMKKRLVRKAFDMILGITMSENKDDYLKFWENFGKHLKLGCIEDRENHKRIAPLLRFFSSQSEEDMISLDEYVENMKPDQKDIYFIAAESVASAKNAPFLEKLVEKDIEVLFLVDPIDEIAIQNLKTYKDKNFTDISKEDLDLGDKNEEKEKEMKQEFGQTCDWIKKRLGDKVASVQISNRLSTSPCVLASGKFGWSANMERLMKAQTVGDPTSLEFMRSRRVLEINPDHPIIKSLNNAYKSGSNDEEALRAVDLLYDTALISSGFTPESPAQFGGKIYEMMNMALLGKWGTYNDGSQQQVSPASYIPETIEAEVVDPAEAGGNK; translated from the exons ATGCTGAGGCTCACGGCGAGGCGCTCTGCCAAGGCTATCCTGCGCAGCGGGGGCGGAGGTCTCCGGGGTGTCACTGCCCCTCTTTCTTCCTCTGATACAGTCGAGTATTCATCG TACGAGAGCAGTACTACAAGGAGATGGCACTCATTCTCAAGTGATGGTAGCAGCACTATGATTGCTACGGCTACCAAGCCATTTAACATTATAAGTGGTCCAGTTATGGGCCACCGATATGAGTCGACTGCTGCGGCAACTGATGGCAATACAACTGGCCCACCTGCTGAAAAATTTGAGTACCAAGCAGAG GTTAGCCGTCTTATGGACCTGATCGTCAACAGTTTATACAGCAACAAAGATGTGTTCCTCCGGGAGCTTATCAG CAATGCAAGTGATGCCTTGGATAAGCTGCGCTTCCTTGGTGTTACGGAACCTCAGATTTTGAAGGATGGAGTTGATCTTGACATTCGGATCCAGACTGACAAAGATAATGGGATAATTACAATCAC AGATTCTGGCATTGGAATGTCACGCCAGGAACTTGTTGATTGCCTTGGTACAATTGCACAAAGTGGAACTGCAAAGTTTTTGAAAGCATTGAAG GATGGTAAGGATGCTGGCGTCGACAGCAATTTAATTGGTCAGTTTGGTGTGGGATTTTATTCGGCTTTCCTTGTTTCTGAGCGG GTCGAAGTCTCATCAAAGAGCCCAAAATCTGATAAGCAATATGTATGGGAAGGAGAAGCCAACTCTAGCTCATACACCATCCGAGAGGAGACCGATCCTTCTAAGTTGTTAACTAGGGGAACCCGTCTCACTTTATATCTCAAG CATGATGATAAAGGTTTTGCTCATCCAGAAAGAATTCAGAAGCTTGTGAAAAACTATTCCTTGTTTGTTTCCTTCCCAATATATATTTGGCAGGAGAAAGGATACACTAAAGAG GTTGAGGTTGATGAGGACCCAGCAGAAGCTAATAAGAATGAACAAGATGGGAAAACTGAG aaaaagaagaaaacaaAGACAGTAGTTGAACGATATTGGGATTGGGAGCTTACAAATGAGACCCAGCCTATATGG CTTCGTAGTCCCAAGGAAGTCTCTACAGAGGATTACAATGAGTTTTACAAGAAAACCTTCAACGAGTACTTGGAACCTCTAGCATCTTCACATTTTACAACGGAG GGTGAAGTTGAGTTCAGATCTATACTGTATGTGCCATCCATTGCACCAACAGGGAAGGATGACATTGTTAATCCCAAGACAAAGAATATAAGGCTTTATGTGAAGCGTGTGTTCATTTCTGATGACTTTGATGGGGAACTG TTCCCAAGATATTTGAGCTTCATTAAAGGTGTTGTCGATTCAAATGACCTTCCACTTAATGTATCTAGAGAAATCCTCCAAGAAAGTCGTATT GTACGCGTTATGAAGAAGCGTTTGGTGCGCAAGGCCTTTGACATGATTCTGGGCATAACTATGAGCGAGAATAAAGAT GACTATTTGAAgttttgggaaaattttggCAAACACCTAAAGCTAGGCTGCATTGAAGATCGTGAAAACCATAAGCGCATTGCTCCGTTGCTACGGTTTTTCTCATCTCAAAGCGAGGAAGATATGATCAGCCTGGATGAGTATGTTGAGAACATGAAACCTGATCAGAAGGATATTTATTTCATTGCCGCTGAGAGTGTAGCTAGTGCAAAGAATGCACCCTTCTTGGAGAAACTTGTTGAAAAAGATATTGAA GTTCTctttctagtggatcctatagACGAGATTGCCATCCAGAATCTCAAAACATACAAGGATAAAAACTTTACTGACATTAGCAAAGAAGATTTAGACTTGG gtgataagaatgaggaaaaggaaaaggagaTGAAGCAAGAGTTTGGCCAGACTTGTGACTGGATAAAAAAACGTTTGGGAGACAAAGTGGCTAGTGTTCAAATCTCGAATCGCCTAAGCACGTCACCTTGTGTACTTGCATCTGGGAAGTTCGGCTGGTCTGCCAATATGGAGAG GCTGATGAAAGCCCAAACTGTTGGTGATCCCACGAGTCTAGAATTTATGAGAAGCAGGAGAGTTCTTGAAATCAATCCAGATCATCCAATCATCAAATCTCTAAAT AATGCATACAAGAGTGGCTCAAATGACGAGGAAGCATTGAGGGCAGTGGATCTTTTATATGACACAGCTTTAATTTCTAGCGGTTTCaca CCCGAGAGTCCAGCGCAGTTTGGAGGAAAAATTTATGAGATGATGAACATGGCTCTTTTAGGCAAGTGGGGGACATACAACGATGGGTCTCAGCAGCAAGTAAGCCCTGCTTCATATATCCCAGAGACTATTGAGGCTGAAGTGGTCGATCCTGCTGAAGCCGGTGGTAACAAATGA